From the Prunus dulcis chromosome 4, ALMONDv2, whole genome shotgun sequence genome, one window contains:
- the LOC117624284 gene encoding glycerophosphodiester phosphodiesterase GDPDL3-like gives MFNSRALVVLALLLHSVVALVSAKGSNSTSQWKTLSGDAPLVIARGGFSGLFPGFSSAAFSLALITSVPDVVLWCDVQLTKDEAGICFPDILLNNNSDVQDVFAKKDKTYLVNGASTHGWFTVDYTLNDLANVFVTQGVYSRTNKFDGNLYPILTVEDVATQLKPPGLWLNVQHDIFFSQHNLSMRNYVLSLSRKVVVNYISSPEVAFLNSIKARVSPSATKLVFRFLGQDDTEPSTKQNYGSLLKNLTYIKTFASGILIPKTYIWPVTTDLYLEPHTSIVLDAHKAGLTVFASDFVNDVPLAYNYSYDPVSEYLNFVDNGDFSVDGVLSDFPITPSEAIDCFAHLGNNASGQAKPLVISKYGASGDFPSCTDLAYSKAIEDGVDVLDCPVQISRDGIPFCSSSINLIDSTTVAQSSFSNLTTVIPNIKAGSGIYTFSLTWEDIKSLTPIISNPWSTYTLYRSPRTKNAGKYLTLSDFLTLAQKSSTLSGVLIGIEHATYLAEEQRLSVTDKVIAALRKAGLDNRTALDVKIQSTNSSVLMKFKEKTNYGRVYKIEENIGDALSSSIEDIKKFADSVVINKASIFPETQAFITRVTDVVPKLKAAKLPVYVELFSNEFVSQAWDFFSDPTVEINSFVVGVNVDGVITDFPKTAARYKRNRCLSEKETPSYMSPIQAASLIQVVTADYLPPAEAPNPPLTTTDVIEPPLPSVESAQAPAPTNSSTVGAPPRPNRQPKIAAGFVLSTLAMLIATLFLL, from the exons ATGTTTAACTCACGCGCTCTGGTTGTGCTAGCTCTTCTTCTCCACTCAGTGGTTGCTCTGGTCTCTGCTAAGGGATCTAACTCCACTAGTCAATGGAAAACACTTAGCG GAGATGCTCCTTTGGTCATAGCACGTGGTGGCTTTTCAGGGCTCTTTCCTGGTTTTAGTTCAGCTGCGTTCAGTTTGGCATTGATCACGAGTGTACCTGATGTGGTCTTATGGTGTGACGTTCAGTTAACAAAGGATGAAGCTGGAATTTGCTTTCCAGATATCTTGCTGAATAATAATTCTGATGTTCAAGATGTTTTTGCAAAAAAGGATAAGACTTACTTAGTTAATGGGGCCAGTACCCATGGATGGTTTACTGTGGATTATACTCTCAATGACCTAGCAAATGTCTTTG TTACTCAAGGGGTATATTCTCGAACTAATAAGTTTGATGGCAATTTGTACCCAATTCTCACTGTCGAAGATGTGGCTACGCAATTGAAACCACCAGGCTTATGGTTGAATGTTCAG CACGATATATTCTTCTCACAACACAACTTGAGTATGAGAAACTATGTGCTTTCTTTATCTAGAAAAGTGGTTGTCAATTATATCTCATCACCAGAGGTGGCCTTCCTGAACAGTATTAAAGCACGTGTTAGTCCAAGTGCAACAAAGCTGGTCTTTCGGTTTCTGGGACAAGATGACACAGAGCCTTCAACCAAGCAAAATTATGGTTCTCTATTAAAGAATCTCACATATATCAAGACATTTGCCTCAGGAATTCTAATTCCTAAAACTTACATATGGCCGGTCACCACAGATCTTTATTTAGAACCTCACACTTCAATTGTTTTGGATGCTCATAAAGCAGGGCTAACCGTGTTTGCATCAGATTTTGTAAATGACGTACCTTTAGCCTACAATTACAGTTACGATCCAGTGTCTGAGTACCTGAATTTTGTTGACAATGGTGATTTCAGTGTTGATGGTGTGCTGTCTGACTTCCCAATAACTCCATCAGAGGCCATAG ATTGTTTTGCTCACCTTGGAAATAATGCTTCAGGACAAG CCAAGCCTTTGGTTATCTCGAAATATGGTGCAAGTGGAGACTTCCCTAGTTGTACTGACTTGGCATACTCGAAAGCAATTGAAGATGGTGTAGATGTACTTGATTGTCCCGTCCAAATTTCCAGGGATGGCATACCATTTTGCTCGAGCTCTATAAATCTTATAGATAGCACAACAGTTGCTCAATCAAGCTTTAGCAACCTCACAACAGTTATTCCAAACATTAAGGCTGGCAGTGGAATATATACGTTTAGCCTAACATGGGAAGACATTAAAAGCCTGACCC CAATTATATCAAATCCCTGGTCAACGTACACATTGTACCGGAGTCCAAGGACCAAAAATGCTGGCAAGTACTTgacattatctgattttttgaCCTTGGCACAGAAATCGAGCACTCTCTCTGGTGTCCTGATCGGCATAGAG CATGCAACGTATCTTGCAGAGGAGCAGAGATTAAGTGTAACTGATAAAGTCATTGCTGCATTGAGAAAAGCTGGTTTGGATAATCGGACAGCGCTAGATGTCAAGATTCAGTCCACTAATAGTTCTGTTCTAAtgaaatttaaagagaaaacCAATTATGGACGTGTTTACAAGATTGAAGAGAATATTGGTGATGCCCTTAGTTCATCTATTGAGGACATCAAGAAGTTTGCTGATTCTGTGGTCATCAACAAGGCCTCTATCTTTCCTGAAACTCAGGCATTCATCACTAGAGTAACTGATGTTGTACCAAAACTAAAAGCAGCTAAGCTTCCGGTTTATGTTGAACTCTTCAGCAATGAGTTTGTATCTCAAGCATGGGACTTCTTCTCAGATCCAACCGTGGAGATCAATTCATTTGTCGTGGGGGTCAATGTTGATGGTGTTATCACGGACTTCCCAAAAACGGCTGCGAGATACAAAA GGAACCGGTGTTTaagtgaaaaagaaacacCTAGCTACATGAGCCCCATTCAGGCAGCCAGTTTGATACAAGTTGTGACGGCTGATTACTTGCCACCTGCTGAGGCCCCAAATCCACCCCTTACAACTACTGATGTGATCGAGCCACCTTTGCCTTCAGTTGAATCAGCCCAAGCTCCTGCCCCAACCAATAGTTCTACAGTAGGAGCTCCACCGCGACCGAACAGGCAGCCTAAGATTGCTGCTGGCTTCGTTCTCTCAACTCTGGCTATGCTTATTGCCACTCTTTTCTTGCTCTG
- the LOC117624339 gene encoding upstream activation factor subunit spp27-like: MVTEQEISQALQALIHDTTSNPNTTTPTFTTLNDVVQQLESRLGLDLSHKTDFIRTQIHYFFRSHPPTPQPQPQHQQQQQQQQHQHQLPQPQHPKDHFALNQPPNYHHPTPSAFQTFSSQPPPPLLKPEPGSAAPVSVSGSNTPKDSAKPKAKRKGGPGGLNKLCGVSPELQVIVGHPTLPRTEIVKQLWAYIRKNNLQDPGNKRKIICNEELRLVFETDCTDMFKMNKLLAKHIIALEPSKQSVPKKPKVPKVAVESGTKSTEPGPSLIISEALANFFGVGVREMLQSEVLMRIWEYIKVNHLEDPQNPMAIQCDAKLQEIFGCESISALEIPDILERHHIFRR, from the exons ATGGTGACAGAACAAGAGATATCGCAAGCCTTACAAGCCCTAATCCACGACACCACTTCCAACCCAAACACCACCACCCCGACCTTCACCACGCTAAACGACGTCGTCCAGCAGCTAGAGTCCAGGCTAGGGCTTGACCTCTCCCACAAGACCGACTTCATTCGCACCCAGATCCACTACTTCTTCCGATCCCACCCACCAACTCCTCAGCCCCAACCCCagcaccaacaacaacaacaacaacaacaacaccaACACCAACTACCTCAGCCTCAGCACCCaaaagaccattttgccctcAACCAGCCCCCTAATTACCACCACCCCACTCCCTCCGCCTTCCAGACCTTCTCGTCCCAGCCCCCGCCTCCACTTCTCAAGCCTGAACCGGGCTCCGCCGCTCCTGTATCGGTTTCTGGCTCAAACACGCCCAAGGACAg CGCTAAACCTAAAGCTAAGAGAAAAGGTGGCCCAGGGGGTTTAAACAAACTTTGTGGTGTTTCACCTGAACTTCAGGTCATTGTTGGCCACCCAACTCTCCCAAGGACTGAG ATTGTGAAGCAACTGTGGGCTTacataaggaaaaacaatCTCCAAGATCCTGGTAACAAGAGGAAAATTATTTGCAATGAGGAGCTCCGACTGGTTTTTGAGACAGACTGTACTGACATGTTTAAGATGAACAAGTTGCTTGCTAAACATATTATTGCACTTGAACCATCAA AACAGTCAGTTCCCAAGAAGCCCAAGGTGCCCAAGGTTGCTGTGGAGTCTGGAACGAAAAGTACTGAGCCGGGTCCTTCTCTAATAATATCTGAAGCACttgcaaatttttttggtgttgGTGTAAGGGAGATGCTCCAATCAGAGGTTTTAATGCGTATCTGGGAATACATAAAGGTGAACCATCTGGAG GATCCTCAAAATCCAATGGCTATACAATGTGATGCAAAGCTTCAAGAGATCTTTGGTTGTGAAAGCATCAGTGCATTGGAAATACCAGATATTTTGGAACGTCATCACATATTCAGGAGATGA
- the LOC117624338 gene encoding sodium/hydrogen exchanger 4, whose amino-acid sequence MAGNEGVYEFAKNLAHEHAQVIPVSVFVAVLCLCLAVGHLLEENRWVNESITAICIGCIAGTIILLVSKGKSSHILRFNEELFFIYLLPPIIFNAGFQVKKKQFFRNFLTILMFGVIGVFISTSIIAVGSWLLFPKLGFVGLNARDYLAVGTIFSSTDTVCTLQVLHQDETPLLYSLVFGEGVVNDATSVVLFNAIQKIDVTRLSGSNGLRVVGDFLYLFFTSTALGIAFGLLAAYALKTLCFGRHSSIREISLMVLLAYLSYMVAELLELSGILTVFFCGILMSHYAWHNVTESSRITTRHVFAMMSFIAETFIFLYVGMDALDIEKWKITTLSLGDSLGIYSTILVLILLGRAAFVFPLSAISNYMNRRATGSSSLSFKHQVIICWAGLIRGAVSIALAFKQFTYSGVTWDPVNATMITNTIIVVLFSTLVFGFLTKPLINYLLPHAATSTLNRKESKDISEDMNLPLLSFDESAETNISRAKDNLSMLMERPVYTIHFYWRRFDDAYMRPIFGGPLANQSAAA is encoded by the exons ATGGCGGGGAATGAGGGTGTGTATGAGTTTGCAAAGAACTTGGCTCACGAGCATGCGCAGGTGATACCAGTCTCGGTGTTTGTGGCGGTTCTCTGTCTTTGTTTGGCCGTCGGCCATTTGCTTGAAGAAAATCGATGGGTCAACGAATCCATTACTGCCATTTGCATC GGATGCATAGCTGGAACAATAATTTTGCTTGTGAGCAAGGGCAAAAGTTCCCACATTCTCAGATTTAATGAAGAGTTGTTCTTTATATATCTCTTGCCACCTATAATATTCAATGCTGG ATTTCAGGTCAAGAAGAAACAGTTTTTTCGGAACTTCTTAACCATCTTAATGTTTGGGGTGATTGGTGTTTTCATTTCAACCTCCATCATAGCAGTTG GCTCCTGGTTGCTGTTTCCTAAGTTGGGCTTTGTTGGCCTGAATGCACGAGACTATCTCG CTGTAGGAACAATTTTTTCATCAACTGATACAGTGTGTACACTGCAG GTTCTTCATCAAGATGAAACTCCTTTACTATACAGCCTAGTCTTTGGGGAAGGAGTGGTGAATGATGCAACATCAGTTGTCCTGTTCAATGCAATTCAAAAGATTGATGTTACTAGGCTTAGTGGCTCGAATGGACTTCGTGTCGTTGGAGATTTTCTATACCTATTCTTCACAAGCACTGCCCTTGGAATTGCA TTTGGACTTTTGGCAGCATATGCCCTTAAAACCTTATGCTTTGGAAG GCATTCGAGCATCCGTGAGATTTCCTTAATGGTTCTACTGGCTTATCTGTCTTACATGGTGGCTGAG TTGTTAGAACTGAGTGGAATTCTGACCGTTTTCTTTTGCGGGATTCTCATGTCGCATTATGCATGGCATAATGTCACTGAAAGTTCAAGAATCACAACCAG GCATGTATTTGCAATGATGTCATTCATAGCAGAAACATTCATATTTCTTTATGTGGGAATGGATGCTCTTGACATTGAGAAGTGGAAGATAACTACATTAAG CCTTGGGGATTCACTGGGCATCTATAGTACAATACTCGTATTAATATTGCTCGGACGTGCTGCATTTGTATTCCCTCTCTCAGCAATCTCCAATTACATGAATAGACGAGCTACGGGATCAtcttcactttcattcaaACACCAG GTAATCATATGTTGGGCTGGGCTAATCAGAGGAGCTGTCTCTATTGCTTTGGCTTTTAAACAG TTCACATATTCTGGTGTCACATGGGATCCAGTCAATGCTACGATGATTACTAACACCATAATCGTTGTCCTCTTTAGTACATTG GTGTTTGGCTTTCTGACAAAGCCACTTATAAATTATCTGCTTCCTCACGCTGCAACTAGCACCCTTAACCGTAAAGAGTCAAAGGACATATCAGAGGACATGAACCTGCCTTTGCTCTCCTTTGATGAATCTGCTGAGACCAATATCAGTCGTGCAAAGGATAATTTGTCCATGTTGATGGAGAGACCTGTATACACCATACATTTTTACTGGAGGAGGTTTGATGATGCCTACATGAGACCAATATTTGGAGGGCCACTTGCCAATCAGTCTGCTGCTGCTTGA